Within Methanobrevibacter sp., the genomic segment TGTTCCATTATCATTAACGGCAACATTACCACTTATATGTTTAAATCTAACTGCAATAACACGATTATTTGTTAAATCCTGACCAGAAGCAAATGTTGTAAATAAACTGCTTGGAATGCCAGTATCAAAGCTTGGAACGAATCTTGCTCTTAGAAATTTTCCATTATCTGTTGAGTCATTGTTGATACTTAAACCGGAGTAGTTCATGAAAAATTGTGAGTATGCATCAGAATTTGCATCAAACATTAACAGACCATTACCTGATGTTAATGTGCTGGCGAAGGTTGTGTCATGAACTTCAAGGATCAACTTTGTAGTTTCAGAAATTTTTCCAACAGGAATTCTGACAAGTATTGCTGCACGTTGAGATCCATAAGCTGGAATGTACATTACTGGACATGCTGTTCCATCTAATGTTTTGATTTTAAGATTTTTTAAATCGCTTCTGAATAAATTAGCAAAAGAACTATCCTCCAAATTATCCAAGAACAAATAATCATAGTTGGATGAATAGCTACTGCTTCTCTGATTGTAATTACTCATTACAATGTTAATTTGCAATTCTTTTATCAATGTCATAAATAATATTTTATTATCCTTTTTATATAAATTATATAATAAATATAGTAATATTAACATTAATGTTTCTGATTTCAAAAGTGCCCGTCTTGCACTGAAATATACATTAGGTATTGAAAAAACAACACTAACAATCAGGCCATTAATATGAAATTAAATCCCCCTGATTAAAGCTAAAATAAATAGCTATTGTTTTAATGTAACGTTAAATATTAAAAATTTTACATAACCTATCATGAAAAAAACATATCGATAGATTTAAATATATGGATATATAAATTAGGAATTACAAATATCATATCGATATTCTTAAATATGTCGAAATTATAATTATGTATATGGTATCTGAAAACAAGGAGGACTGTTGCAGAGAATGTTCAGTTGAAGAATTACTAAAAAATACTCCCTCCCCTAAAAAACTAGAAAACAATGCAACATTATTGAAATCTTTAGCTGACCCGACAAGATTAAAAATGATATATTTATTAAAAAACGGTGAATTATGTGTCTGTGAAATATTGGAAGCCATGGACAAATCCCAATCCACAATTTCACATCATCTAAACATGATGAAGAAAGAAAATATTCTTTTAACAAGAAAAGAAGGAAAATGGATTTATTACCGGTTAGCTGATGAAAATATTATTGAAATCTTGGAAAACTTATTCAATATAGTGGAATGATGAAGTATGACTGAAAAAATAGCATTAGCCTCATGCAACGGCATGAGCCCCAATGGACTAGTATCACGTGTTGCAGTAGGAGATTGTAAAAAAGAAAACGAAAATATCATATCAATCTGTATGGGTTCAACTTCTGCAGATATAGAAGGTAAAAATAATCCAATGCTAAAAAAATACCCAATAATAGCAATAAATGGATGTTCAAATAATTGTGTAAATAAAATTCTAAAAAACAAAGGAATAACCGTAAAACAAACAATAGAAGTAGGAGAAATCCTAGAACCACATAACATTTCAAGCAAAGATCCTTTCAGACTAGATGATGAGGGAGAAAAATGTGTTGAAATCATTAAAAAGGAAATTAACAAAAGAATGGAGTAGGATTAAAATGGATTTAGAAATATGGAAATCATTTGTAAATGATAATTATTACGAATTCTCCGCATTAAAAGATAAAGCAAAAATAGCGCTGCTGCTTCCAGATACAGATAAAATGATAATCCTTGAAAAATCAGAAGACAAAATGTTAATCCATAGCGGACATGCAGATGAATTTGATTTTCCTTTTGCCCAAATCGCACTACAATTCTCAGAAGAATCTGCCGACAAACTTAACGAAAATTGGTCATTTAATACTTTGAAAAATTTAACCAAAAAGGATGAAATTAGAATATTATCTTTTGTAAATGAAAATGAATTAAGATATTACAAATTCAATATTTTCCTAAAAAAATTTGGTTATGAACTTAACTCAAGTTGTTCATGTGGGTGTTGCTGATGAGTGACAATTGGAATTTTGACGGATTAGTGCAGGATGTATTAGTAAAATCAGGTAATAACTCCTGCTGTGGAGATATTTCATTTCCAGACACCCATAAATTAGATAATCCTTCTAATCCTCAATCAACAATTTCAAATGATTTACTTAATGAGTTTGAAAAATATCTTCAGGAATTGGGAATTATCGAAGTGGCCTATGTGAATGGAATTAATGATTATTTTTTACACGGCTTGAATTTTGACTTTAATTCAGCAATTGTGATTTCATATGAAATCAGCAAAA encodes:
- a CDS encoding helix-turn-helix transcriptional regulator; translated protein: MYMVSENKEDCCRECSVEELLKNTPSPKKLENNATLLKSLADPTRLKMIYLLKNGELCVCEILEAMDKSQSTISHHLNMMKKENILLTRKEGKWIYYRLADENIIEILENLFNIVE
- a CDS encoding putative zinc-binding protein; this encodes MTEKIALASCNGMSPNGLVSRVAVGDCKKENENIISICMGSTSADIEGKNNPMLKKYPIIAINGCSNNCVNKILKNKGITVKQTIEVGEILEPHNISSKDPFRLDDEGEKCVEIIKKEINKRME